From Cricetulus griseus strain 17A/GY chromosome 1 unlocalized genomic scaffold, alternate assembly CriGri-PICRH-1.0 chr1_0, whole genome shotgun sequence, a single genomic window includes:
- the Rit1 gene encoding GTP-binding protein Rit1, whose translation MDSGARPVGSSCSSPAALSREYKLVMLGAGGVGKSAMTMQFISHRFPEDHDPTIEDAYKIRIRIDDEPANLDILDTAGQAEFTAMRDQYMRAGEGFIICYSITDRRSFHEVREFKQLIYRVRRTDDTPVVLVGNKSDLKQLRQVSKEEGLSLAREFSCPFFETSAAYRYYIDDVFHALVREIRKKEKELVLAMEKKSKPKSSVWKRLKSPFRKKKDSVT comes from the exons ATGGATTCTGGAGCTCGCCCAGTTGGTAGCAGCTGTAGCAGCCCTGCAGCGCTATCAAGAGAATACAAACTAGTGATGCTGGGTGCTGGTGGCGTTGGGAAGAGTG CCATGACAATGCAGTTCATCAGCCACCGATTCCCAGAAGACCATGACCCCACCATTG AAGACGCTTATAAGATCCGGATTCGCATCGATGATGAGCCTGCCAATCTGGACATTCTGGATACAGCTGGACAG GCCGAGTTCACAGCCATGCGGGATCAGtacatgagagcaggagaagggtTTATCATCTGTTACTCCATCACGGATCGTCGAAGTTTCCACGAAGTTCGGGAGTTTAAACAACTTATTTACCGCGTCCGACGCACGGATGACACACCAGTGGTTCTTGTGGGAAACAAGTCTGACTTGAAGCAGCTGAGACAG GTCTCCAAGGAAGAGGGATTGTCTCTGGCTCGAGAATTCAGCTGTCCCTTTTTTGAGACCTCCGCTGCATACCGTTACTACATTGACGATGTTTTCCATGCTCTTGTACGGGAAATAcgtaagaaagaaaaggaactagTTTTGGCCATGGAGAAAAAATCTAAACCCAAAAGCAGTGTATGGAAGAGGCTGAAGTCACCATTCAGGAAGAAGAAGGACTCTGTAACTTGA